The proteins below are encoded in one region of Hordeum vulgare subsp. vulgare chromosome 3H, MorexV3_pseudomolecules_assembly, whole genome shotgun sequence:
- the LOC123445114 gene encoding uncharacterized protein At5g08430-like isoform X1, translated as MGEEKMGGWRRTLGDVAEFQCFVCKDAGDVRVCDFRNCLKSYHPGCVGKPDDFIDSSDRYVCDWHKCAKCRSDALYLCLCCPSSSTCGVCFGKVDFVPVKQSKEISVGFCRSCFNMAVATEKDDHEELMVVFGGAPENYKILFKDYWTLLNDKEHFTLLDLQTANIRHKRSLKCKEGNDLDKYHKPLGDNDCAGPSSLLDTMDKPNEVQATMKRKKLEKKTYVGWGSKELTEFLSCIGKDTSTPLDHFKVTEVVKQYVRQKNLLHDKKKKSVMSDPNLQSLFNKRKFKYNMIHSLLETHLSANAISEDESDRSVDDNGYTVKKKLRNSLEPKIPKSVSGTDQLIPKSVSGLKKKCLAALNQNNLNLIYLRRTLVIKLLTELDTFEQKVIGSLVRVRNDLKSYTYQMTKKYYQIGLVTGIKKSSEEYKIKDTRTDILLCVSSMWDDVKISMLSEEDFEEDECNDLLLSAKKELFKRPTVAELEEKEASVHADIVNHWFDKQLAKLGKELERAREKGWRQEIHDLTCKKVLLSTPEERQRRLEAIPEVIPDAEEESKETEILSAPSNPFQGNRDDRQRRVEAIPEVIPDVEEENKETEIESAAMNPFQGNRGVTQTVADPLEVGIDQSLEGASLQHDAACEVAFEAAGKALCNGGTPGPGLHTPSNTVAGVIDIDNEEYVNGLSHHNGSDEQNIIDLVSDDDENQREPERAKCGGPEADNGIAAHAHDGPEAVNGVTIPTVRVSDDLDGITGPARSTSQAMARDPVTVNGIGESDQGWLYMDPQGQEHGPFPMARMREWQQLGYFPEDFRVWKAGKSRRRRTILLVDAMRSH; from the exons ATGGGGGAGGAGAAGATGGGCGGGTGGAGGAGGACGCTCGGCGACGTGGCCGAGTTCCAGTGCTTCGTCTGCAAGGACGCCGGCGACGTCCGCGTCTGCGACTTCAG GAACTGCCTCAAGAGCTACCACCCGGGCTGCGTGGGGAAGCCGGACGACTTCATTGATTCCAGTGACCGATACGTTTGTG ATTGGCACAAATGTGCTAAATGCAGAAGTGATGCACTCTATTTATGTTTGTGCTGTCCAAGTTCCTCCACTTGTGGAGTCTGCTTTGGAAAAGTTGATTTCGTCCCAGTGAAGCAGAGCAAGGAAATCAGCGTGGGGTTCTGCCGCAGCTGTTTTAATATGGCAGTAGCGACTGAGAAAGATGACCATGAAGAG TTAATGGTTGTTTTTGGAGGTGCCCCGGAGAACTATAAAATATTGTTTAAAGATTACTGGACATTACTTAATGACAAGGAGCATTTCACATTGCTCGACTTGCAAACAGCAAATATTCGTCATAAAAGAAGCCTAAAGTGTAAAGAAGGGAATGATTTGGATAAGTATCACAAGCCATTAGGTGACAATGATTGTGCTGGACCATCATCTCTTCTTGACACGATGGACAAACCAAATGAAGTGCAAGCAACTATGAAGCGAAAGAAGCTGGAGAAAAAAACATATGTTGGCTGGGGTTCAAAAGAGCTAACAGAATTCCTATCATGTATTGGTAAGGATACAAGCACGCCTCTTGACCATTTCAAAGTTACTGAAGTTGTCAAGCAGTATGTTCGACAGAAGAATCTTCTAcatgataagaagaagaaatctgtcATGTCTGATCCGAATCTGCAATCTTTATTTAACAAAAGGAAATTTAAGTATAACATGATCCATAGCTTGCTGGAAAcacatctttctgcaaatgcgattTCAGAGGATGAAAGTGATCGATCTGTGGATGACAACGGTTACACGGTAAAAAAGAAGCttcggaatagtttggagccaaaaatacctAAGAGTGTTTCAGGAACAGACCAATTAATTCCTAAGAGTGTTTCAGGATTAAAGAAGAAGTGTCTTGCCGCTCTCAACCAGAATAACCTCAATCTGATTTATCTGAGAAGAACCTTAGTTATAAAACTTCTGACTGAGCTAGACACATTTGAACAGAAGGTTATTGGTTCTTTGGTTAGAGTGAGGAATGATCTCAAGAGTTATACTTATCAGATGACTAAGAAATATTACCAGATTGGACTAGTTACAG GAATTAAGAAATCTTCAGAAGAATACAAGATTAAGGATACACGTACAGATATTCTTTTATGTGTTTCCAGCATGTGGGATGATGTCAAGATCTCGATGCTATCAGAAGAGGACTTTGAGGAA GATGAGTGCAATGATCTTCTTCTGTCGGCCAAGAAAGAGCTCTTCAAAAGGCCTACCGTT GCTGAGTTAGAGGAAAAGGAGGCAAGTGTACATGCAGACATAGTAAATCAT TGGTTTGATAAGCAGCTTGCAAAATTGGGAAAGGAGTTGGAAAGAGCGCGTGAGAAGGGTTGGCGCCAAGA AATCCATGACCTAACTTGTAAAAAAGTGCTTCTAAGCACACCAGAAGAAAGACAGCGCCGTCTTGAGGCGATCCCGGAAGTTATTCCAGATGCAGAAGAGGAGAGTAAGGAAACTGAGATTTTATCAGCACCAAGCAACCCTTTTCAAGGGAATCGAG ATGACAGACAGCGACGTGTTGAGGCGATCCCTGAAGTTATTCcagatgtagaagaagagaataaagaAACTGAGATTGAATCAGCAGCAATGAATCCTTTTCAAGGGAATCGAG GTGTGACACAGACAGTAGCCGACCCTTTGGAAGTTGGTATAGATCAATCGCTAGAAG GTGCATCACTGCAACATGATGCTGCTTGTGAAGTTGCTTTTGAAG CTGCCGGCAAAGCCCTCTGTAATGGTGGCACTCCTGGTCCTGGATTGCACACTCCATCGAACACAG TTGCTGGAGTCATTGATATCGACAACGAGGAGTATGTAAATGGTCTTAGTCATCACAATGGTAGTGACGAACAAAATATCATCGATCTGGTCAGTGATGACGACGAGAACCAACGTGAGCCAGAACGGGCAAAATGTGGTGGACCGGAAGCCGACAATGGGATCGCTGCTCATGCACATGATGGACCGGAAGCCGTCAATGGGGTCACCATACCTACAGTCCGTGTTTCCGATGATCTGGATGGAATCACGGGGCCTGCACGCAGTACTTCACAAGCCATGGCACGTGATCCTGTAACTGTGAATGGGATAGGCGAGTCAGATCAAGGGTGGCTTTACATGGATCCTCAGGGGCAAGAGCATGGGCCATTCCCAATGGCTCGAATGCGGGAGTGGCAGCAACTCGGGTACTTCCCTGAGGACTTCCGCGTGTGGAAAGCAGGGAAATCACGGCGGAGGAGAACCATCTTGCTTGTAGATGCCATGCGGTCGCACTAG
- the LOC123445114 gene encoding uncharacterized protein At5g08430-like isoform X2 produces MGEEKMGGWRRTLGDVAEFQCFVCKDAGDVRVCDFRNCLKSYHPGCVGKPDDFIDSSDRYVCDWHKCAKCRSDALYLCLCCPSSSTCGVCFGKVDFVPVKQSKEISVGFCRSCFNMAVATEKDDHEELMVVFGGAPENYKILFKDYWTLLNDKEHFTLLDLQTANIRHKRSLKCKEGNDLDKYHKPLGDNDCAGPSSLLDTMDKPNEVQATMKRKKLEKKTYVGWGSKELTEFLSCIGKDTSTPLDHFKVTEVVKQYVRQKNLLHDKKKKSVMSDPNLQSLFNKRKFKYNMIHSLLETHLSANAISEDESDRSVDDNGYTVKKKLRNSLEPKIPKSVSGTDQLIPKSVSGLKKKCLAALNQNNLNLIYLRRTLVIKLLTELDTFEQKVIGSLVRVRNDLKSYTYQMTKKYYQIGLVTGIKKSSEEYKIKDTRTDILLCVSSMWDDVKISMLSEEDFEEDECNDLLLSAKKELFKRPTVAELEEKEASVHADIVNHWFDKQLAKLGKELERAREKGWRQEIHDLTCKKVLLSTPEERQRRLEAIPEVIPDAEEESKETEILSAPSNPFQGNRGVTQTVADPLEVGIDQSLEGASLQHDAACEVAFEAAGKALCNGGTPGPGLHTPSNTVAGVIDIDNEEYVNGLSHHNGSDEQNIIDLVSDDDENQREPERAKCGGPEADNGIAAHAHDGPEAVNGVTIPTVRVSDDLDGITGPARSTSQAMARDPVTVNGIGESDQGWLYMDPQGQEHGPFPMARMREWQQLGYFPEDFRVWKAGKSRRRRTILLVDAMRSH; encoded by the exons ATGGGGGAGGAGAAGATGGGCGGGTGGAGGAGGACGCTCGGCGACGTGGCCGAGTTCCAGTGCTTCGTCTGCAAGGACGCCGGCGACGTCCGCGTCTGCGACTTCAG GAACTGCCTCAAGAGCTACCACCCGGGCTGCGTGGGGAAGCCGGACGACTTCATTGATTCCAGTGACCGATACGTTTGTG ATTGGCACAAATGTGCTAAATGCAGAAGTGATGCACTCTATTTATGTTTGTGCTGTCCAAGTTCCTCCACTTGTGGAGTCTGCTTTGGAAAAGTTGATTTCGTCCCAGTGAAGCAGAGCAAGGAAATCAGCGTGGGGTTCTGCCGCAGCTGTTTTAATATGGCAGTAGCGACTGAGAAAGATGACCATGAAGAG TTAATGGTTGTTTTTGGAGGTGCCCCGGAGAACTATAAAATATTGTTTAAAGATTACTGGACATTACTTAATGACAAGGAGCATTTCACATTGCTCGACTTGCAAACAGCAAATATTCGTCATAAAAGAAGCCTAAAGTGTAAAGAAGGGAATGATTTGGATAAGTATCACAAGCCATTAGGTGACAATGATTGTGCTGGACCATCATCTCTTCTTGACACGATGGACAAACCAAATGAAGTGCAAGCAACTATGAAGCGAAAGAAGCTGGAGAAAAAAACATATGTTGGCTGGGGTTCAAAAGAGCTAACAGAATTCCTATCATGTATTGGTAAGGATACAAGCACGCCTCTTGACCATTTCAAAGTTACTGAAGTTGTCAAGCAGTATGTTCGACAGAAGAATCTTCTAcatgataagaagaagaaatctgtcATGTCTGATCCGAATCTGCAATCTTTATTTAACAAAAGGAAATTTAAGTATAACATGATCCATAGCTTGCTGGAAAcacatctttctgcaaatgcgattTCAGAGGATGAAAGTGATCGATCTGTGGATGACAACGGTTACACGGTAAAAAAGAAGCttcggaatagtttggagccaaaaatacctAAGAGTGTTTCAGGAACAGACCAATTAATTCCTAAGAGTGTTTCAGGATTAAAGAAGAAGTGTCTTGCCGCTCTCAACCAGAATAACCTCAATCTGATTTATCTGAGAAGAACCTTAGTTATAAAACTTCTGACTGAGCTAGACACATTTGAACAGAAGGTTATTGGTTCTTTGGTTAGAGTGAGGAATGATCTCAAGAGTTATACTTATCAGATGACTAAGAAATATTACCAGATTGGACTAGTTACAG GAATTAAGAAATCTTCAGAAGAATACAAGATTAAGGATACACGTACAGATATTCTTTTATGTGTTTCCAGCATGTGGGATGATGTCAAGATCTCGATGCTATCAGAAGAGGACTTTGAGGAA GATGAGTGCAATGATCTTCTTCTGTCGGCCAAGAAAGAGCTCTTCAAAAGGCCTACCGTT GCTGAGTTAGAGGAAAAGGAGGCAAGTGTACATGCAGACATAGTAAATCAT TGGTTTGATAAGCAGCTTGCAAAATTGGGAAAGGAGTTGGAAAGAGCGCGTGAGAAGGGTTGGCGCCAAGA AATCCATGACCTAACTTGTAAAAAAGTGCTTCTAAGCACACCAGAAGAAAGACAGCGCCGTCTTGAGGCGATCCCGGAAGTTATTCCAGATGCAGAAGAGGAGAGTAAGGAAACTGAGATTTTATCAGCACCAAGCAACCCTTTTCAAGGGAATCGAG GTGTGACACAGACAGTAGCCGACCCTTTGGAAGTTGGTATAGATCAATCGCTAGAAG GTGCATCACTGCAACATGATGCTGCTTGTGAAGTTGCTTTTGAAG CTGCCGGCAAAGCCCTCTGTAATGGTGGCACTCCTGGTCCTGGATTGCACACTCCATCGAACACAG TTGCTGGAGTCATTGATATCGACAACGAGGAGTATGTAAATGGTCTTAGTCATCACAATGGTAGTGACGAACAAAATATCATCGATCTGGTCAGTGATGACGACGAGAACCAACGTGAGCCAGAACGGGCAAAATGTGGTGGACCGGAAGCCGACAATGGGATCGCTGCTCATGCACATGATGGACCGGAAGCCGTCAATGGGGTCACCATACCTACAGTCCGTGTTTCCGATGATCTGGATGGAATCACGGGGCCTGCACGCAGTACTTCACAAGCCATGGCACGTGATCCTGTAACTGTGAATGGGATAGGCGAGTCAGATCAAGGGTGGCTTTACATGGATCCTCAGGGGCAAGAGCATGGGCCATTCCCAATGGCTCGAATGCGGGAGTGGCAGCAACTCGGGTACTTCCCTGAGGACTTCCGCGTGTGGAAAGCAGGGAAATCACGGCGGAGGAGAACCATCTTGCTTGTAGATGCCATGCGGTCGCACTAG